DNA sequence from the Bombus huntii isolate Logan2020A chromosome 16, iyBomHunt1.1, whole genome shotgun sequence genome:
ACGATCAATGGACAAGCAGCTTACCTCGTACAAGTCGTAGAGAATATGATTATGATGATTACGACCTGTATTTTCAGAACACATGATTTCCTGAATTTAAGATTTTATGTTTGAAGTCATTTCACATCTCAAATAATACACACCAAATTTCATCTCGATCAACCACTAGGAACATTTGGAACAATATtctaaatattacaatatagtGTAGGTATAAATTTCGCAGAGATCACAAGAGTATTTAAACAGTAGATTActcattatattaataaactgTAGTACTGAGTGGGATTATACCTATTATTAatacttatattttattatattaatatcatatatttagGGTGACTGCTCATTCTGAATACTAATTTTCTTACTGAATGTAAGTTTGCCATAAATGACTTGCTACTTCGGTAGAGGTGTCTGGAAAGGTAGATGTGAATTTAGTAATACACTCGGTTCGGATTTGCTTTGGATTGTCTCTTCATAGCCAGACATCTGTTTTATTTCCTCAATTTACGTACACGATTCCACACACGCGCACGCATATACGTAACGGTGAAGGCACCCAACCGTTCTGTTGACTGCGCTCATAGCGTGAAAGGATGCCCAATATGGTTGCCGACACCTCGACTGTCAGGCCACGCACGTGCCAGAATGCACATGCGTTCTAAATTTCCATGtacattcttagattggtcagttcgctgtggagtgccgaagcgtgcagacgtgtctctagtgcccagcgtagttcgaaaacaacacgtgtcgcccaaacgtcgaaagagaacgcagctaagtgtcccttaccctctagggagaagaaaatcccacgcacctaaccccaacccgaatactagcctcacagcctcacgactagttgttcattccgaattaactagctcgatgatggcccagcaaccgcgaccaggctctccggagcagactcgcagctaccccgtgctaccccccgccccccgtggcagaagtgcagcagaactctccgcactaacgacgctaacactactaagaaaaggaaaatagaaacagcaacgcaaataaacacacacaacaggttcgccgtattggaatcctcaaacgacgccatggaaatcgtagaaccgccaccaaatCAACattcacagagaatcccccctcccccaccaatatttgtggacgacgtcattgacatacagacaatgatcaagtccctagagagagaaaccagcaaggaggaatataaccttaagataagcaacaacaaggtgaaaatactaccgacgaacccagaagcttacagaaaactcaccaagacactcaggaccctgaacgccaacttccacacctaccaactcaaacaggaaaggcctttccgggtggtcctacgaaacatacaccactcagcagacatagactaactaaaatacgaactctcaaaacttggccacgaagtcatcaacgtaagtaatataaggcatagagtctcgaaagacccgttatccttattcttcctagacattaaacaaaaaccgaataataaggaaatatacaacatcagtcgcctaatgaacgcgatagtaaagatcgaaccaccgctcgtgaaaaaagaaatagtgcagtgcaaaaggtgccaaaggtacggtcatacgcagaaatactgcaaccatactttcctctgcgttaaatgcgcaggctctcactccactgaccagtgcgccaaatcaccggaaaccccagcgaaatgcatccactgccaaggggaccaccctgccaactacaaaggctgcccagcatataaaacactatacacgaacaggtaccctaagcacagagcaaaagaggtatccaaccaaacacccagcccgccgaaattcacgactaccccaaccccctcaaccaaccaaacacccagtcctaccaatttcatctccacctcaacctcctatgcccaagcagtacaaggcatccaaaataacccgaacagccaaaggaaccttccccaaaacagtgtccccaacccaccaaacgcagacaactcctcaaggctcgaaaagctaatagagaaacaatcggagcaaataaatcacttgctatcgctactaatactcatcgtggaaaaattagcacgccccgactcaaaataaaaccaaggcgcatagctctctggaacgccaacggtctagcgcaacacaaacgtgaactagaactctttttaaaacaccagcaaatcgacgtaatgctcgtatcggaaacccacttcaccgataagagctacctgaaaataaatggttacaaattctaccatacccaacaccccagcggaaaggcccacggtggcaccggaataataatcaaagcaagtattaagcactacgaactcccaccattccagaaagactacctccaagcaacaaacgtagcaatagaagactgtcatggctcaatcaccacctcagcagtatactgccctcccagacactccatcgccaaagaagactttgataacttcctggacaccctgggcaacagattcatagttggaggagactataacgccaagcacatccaatggggcagcagactggttacagcaagaggcaaaaacctcttaaacagcataataaacaacaacctcaactacctcaccacatacgaacccacatactggcccactgacaccaacaaaatacccgaccttctcgacttcttcataactaaaaatatcccatcaagacacgtccagatcaactcctcggccgatctctcctctgatcattctcccgtgatagcaacagtcagttcaacaatcatcgagagtacacctaatggctccattcacaaccaacacaccaactggcagctcttcagagaagtctttacacactcaacctcagccttcaccccactaaaaacaaaggaagatatcgaagcagccacggaatacttaaacacgagcataataaacgcaatccgcctctccacaccgacaaagccaactaacagcaaacaagaatatccacaatacatactaaaaaaaatagcagaaaaacgtagactaagaagtaCTCTTCTGGGTGGCAGACCCacagaacaccggaggacaaacgcaaacttaacaacgcaactagaaagctaaccagaaccttaacaaactataaaaacgactgcttccataaatacctcgccagcttatcgcCCACAGCCGAcaccaactactcactatggaaggcctccaggaaactcacacgccccccacaaataatcccacctatccgccgtccgcaaggtggatgggcgcgaagccctatagaaaaagccgacctgtttgcaaaacacttgtcaaaagtattcaaaccccattccccccaagccgccgcggacgttactgaatacctacacacccccttccaaatgtcccctcctatcgaacccttctcctctgctgagactatagaaacaatcagtcgcctaaaccccaagaaagcagcaggacacgacctaataggcaatagagcaatcaaggaacttcccacaaaagggatagcactcatcacatcgatttttaatgctatccttcgcctggaacactatcctaaggcttggaaaatctcattgactaccctcatccctaaacccggcaaaccgatacacgaaacctgctcctatcgcccaatcagtcttttacctattCAAAACTGGTGTTTCGACTATTCGCGGGGAGAAgcgatcgcgagaaagcacgtcaacgggagtcgtaaattcccgttacggtcggataatcgacgccacgaaatgatcgatctCCTGATTTCGGTTACGATAATAGGAGTGGTTAAATTGACTTTACACTAaattaacgaatataattagtgtttattccaacaacttctTGACTAGAAATATACGATTAAATTCGACTGATAGCTAGAGTAACAAGGTGTTGTACGCGACGCACGCTTAGATGTTGAAGGttcaaaaaatgtataaagacTGACTTTCTGTAACGATGATGCAGCGGAGGACACGTGAGATGGGTGGGTCTAATGATGCGAGAAAATCTGATTTGTTAAGACCAAGTTCTtgttaggagagtgagggaagtACTTCTCTGGTAATTGGTTAATTTTCTGGATTGGTGTGGAAGGGTGGAGGAAGGGTGTTAACCGCCCGccgatagaaagttgctagtgtgAAACATCGTACATGAGAAAGACGAACTTCTCCCATCTTtccgtaataaataataacctTTAGACAGTGACTTAGTGCAGATGGTAGCAGTAGCAgttcggtctgaaggaccttagaaattcctaagatttatgaTCGGCTCTTAAGACTATTGAAGGTACGCAGTGAAGGTATgcggacatctggttgccatcctgtcagcggtgtgtggcctggtctaggtagaATGTCGCACGACGTAACAACTGAACAGAACGACATTTTGGTCGACGAATTTaccgatattacatatttcacattatttttattaaaaaacgaTGAAATTGCAACTGGATTTTTCCCTATGATTCTTCTAGCCATTTTACATAACAAGAGACGAGAAGACAAGAAATCATTTTTGCAGTAGCTTATTACAAGAATTACGTGTTAAAATTGTCAACTTCGAAGATGAATATTTGCATTTCGGTAAAACTAGGCTCTCCAAAAATTGAATCACATACACATAATACATCAAATAAcgtatcgataaaatttcaaagaaatggTAAGAAAGTTAATCAACGTTACAAATACcttaaaaatgtttcattacCAAATTTAGTGAATTGTAAGCTAAATTATTTAGCTTGATTCAAATCATATAACCCTCCTGTAATTGGCATCtcatatttgttttttttaaattaatttagagATAGTATCTGTATGGTACTTGTACGATAACAATGTGAACCAAATAAAGACatggaaagaaaagaagacgcAGATTCGAAGAGAACGAAAGTGCTATATGCGCTGTATGTATGTAAAATTGTTACATTATTtgtaagagaaaagaaaaaggaacaaaaatgTAACGATAATAACTATGATGTTGATTATaactgtaatatcgtgatataatgtgtttacaaagagtggacaatagagatgttaatcagacagaaaaagacgattgttgttcaacctgaactattcacgccaaacgcacagaaaacagcgcaatccacactctctcggcaacgccactcgcaacctctgtctccgctcagctcgcactctgcttctcgactcgcactctgtTTCTCGACTTAATCTCTggtcgttgccgcattctgttgtctttttcctaggtccaccgcacacgtgttctgcaggcgttcgtggccagggtcacgtaggtcttttccacgaaactatgcacttgaaaagaccgatgacacattgatgggcccgacgacgcctcggctctcgcgacattgttcatagttcgcccgatatttcttaggcctttcgtccacgatactacactcggccatcctgcaataacatctgccctcagatgttgcCTTCTATCTCGCTGTCATCAGATGCGTCACTTTCGGCGTTTAGGACCCAAGGTTTTATAAAATCGAGGTGTGTGCGGGTCCTTCCTTCGGTACTGCTTCGcacgctttcttcttttcttgtaaCTTCGACGATTCTCCTCTTGAGTTGCGGCGATCTTCTTCTTCGCGTCCTCACGTAGCTCGCGACGTTGTTCTTCAAACCTCGCGGCCCACTCTTCGTCGATCAGCTTTCTAATCTTCGCCTCTTCCCTGACTTGCATTTCGACCCCGACCAGTAGCTGGAAAGGAGTCTTCCCTGTGCTTCTGTTTACGGTGGAATTCAGGTATTTCTGAACCTGGTCGACATGCTGCCCGTTCCCCCTCGGCGCCAGTCTTCGCGGTCTTCGCGCTACCGGTTTGTCGCTTTTCAGAACTATTTTCGCGGTTATCCCGacgtctctcttcttctccggCCTATACCCCCTAACAATATCTCGAATCGCTTCACGATAATGCGGTTCCTGTACGTGTGTTAGGTCTGTTTCGTCAGTCTGTTCTACTACGttaattctaaacacatcCGACACGTCTTTGTTAGTCTGTTCGTCAAGCCGCAAGAAAGTCACTTCGCCCCGTTTAACCCGTAACTCTACCTGATCCAGAAAATCAGTGCCTAACAACAGACCGTGCTTCGTcaatattttgtttgaaacaACGTGCAAAGTGATTGGCAGTTTACACCCATCAACCGTCATTACCTTAGTGAATTCACCCCAGGTCTCATTTCCAGCGGAACCAAAACCGTCGAACTTAAATTTGCATTTTCCCAGAGGTGGTGAACCTAACCTCGCATACTCATCCGCTCGTATGAACGTATGGTCACTACCTGTATCCACTAACGAGACAAATCTGCAGCCATCTATCGACACGTCCTTCACGTACTTCTTCCTCCCCGGTCTTGAGATTACGTAAGTCTTTACTTGTCGCGCTGTACAATTCGCCGCCACATGTCCAAACTCGTTGCATTTGAAACACTTCATACCTTTTCCTTTCTCCGGGCACTTAACCCTTAGATGATCCTCACTACCGCAAATGGagcatcttcttttcttcattgcgTCTACAAATTGACTGGGCTTCCCGTTCTTCTGGATTTTGGCCGGCTTCACAATCGACTTTGCTCTGCGATTCTTCTGCTCTTCGTACATCACTAACCTCTTCCTCAACTCTTTGATTGACGTAGCGCCGTACAATACAGCCTTATTGTTCTCGCCGTCTATTATTCCATCCACTATGTATTCCACCTTTGCTTCCTCCTCCATGTCCacatggctggctatttcgagcatgcggtacatgtaagccaaacatgcttcatcactctccttttttgtttcttcaagtttctgaTGAACTTGCCTACTCTtgactttcctcgaaaattctttAACTAGCCCCCTCTTCAACTCATGCCAAGTCCTGGCATGACACTCGAATCTCGCAAATATTTTCGCTGATCCCTTCAGCAGCTTCCTGGCGTAGACTGCCTTCTGCCCATCCGACCACATGCACGTATCAGCGACTTCCTCGAACGACTCGAACCATCGTTCGACATTTTCACCTTTGTCGCCACTAAACGACTCTAATGCATCTTCGACGTCTCTAAAACTCAGTGTCGAACCAACGCATGCCCTTCGACAATATTCAtcacggtcctgatacacccttcgcgtatctctcttgtatcctcttgcgtttttcttgtcatcttcatcctcactttcgtcgtcgctttcttcttccgacgatatgtcgttaccatccatggccgcttgtagccgtgcgcgtaattctacttttcttcccgtcgtttttaaacccaaactagcgaggcgctccttcaactccttcgtattcattttctcaacatcttcatcttcgttacaatcacgctcagctct
Encoded proteins:
- the LOC126874318 gene encoding uncharacterized protein LOC126874318, which translates into the protein MANVGDERLSGEEGSTLEELRSKLARMNLPISGARSVLIARLNRACSAGQSYRKGSAGGEELTGQRDLENVQRAERDCNEDEDVEKMNTKELKERLASLGLKTTGRKVELRARLQAAMDGNDISSEEESDDESEDEDDKKNARGYKRDTRRVYQDRDEYCRRACVGSTLSFRDVEDALESFSGDKGENVERWFESFEEVADTCMWSDGQKAVYARKLLKGSAKIFARFECHARTWHELKRGLVKEFSRKVKSRQVHQKLEETKKESDEACLAYMYRMLEIASHVDMEEEAKVEYIVDGIIDGENNKAVLYGATSIKELRKRLVMYEEQKNRRAKSIVKPAKIQKNGKPSQFVDAMKKRRCSICGSEDHLRVKCPEKGKGMKCFKCNEFGHVAANCTARQVKTYVISRPGRKKYVKDVSIDGCRFVSLVDTGSDHTFIRADEYARLGSPPLGKCKFKFDGFGSAGNETWGEFTKVMTVDGCKLPITLHVVSNKILTKHGLLLGTDFLDQVELRVKRGEVTFLRLDEQTNKDVSDVFRINVVEQTDETDLTHVQEPHYREAIRDIVRGYRPEKKRDVGITAKIVLKSDKPVARRPRRLAPRGNGQHVDQVQKYLNSTVNRSTGKTPFQLLVGVEMQVREEAKIRKLIDEEWAARFEEQRRELREDAKKKIAATQEENRRSYKKRRKRAKQYRRKDPHTPRFYKTLGPKRRK